One genomic region from Labeo rohita strain BAU-BD-2019 chromosome 7, IGBB_LRoh.1.0, whole genome shotgun sequence encodes:
- the LOC127167633 gene encoding 4F2 cell-surface antigen heavy chain-like: MNKDDDMKEVELNEMDQEKQPMTGETPTGTEKNGCVKVKVPEDTEVKFTGLSKEELMKVAGTPGWVRTRWVLLVLFWLGWVGMLAGAIVIIVQAPRCKPIPEMHWWNEGPLYQISDLDAFSEKGLKGVEEKLDYLNQIKVKGLVLGPIHTVQENQLSTLELTSINPEFGSEEVLSSLLDRAHRKGISIVLDLTPNYEGASVWFNNAASVAERLKEACIYWLNKGVDGIFLSHLNEIANTEAWPSVQGIFNKTDATKKRALMGSVTGLITDDVSHLLNRSSVDLLLTGLLDPLEPGVRQAAVIQTLYSDHLQTSLGWSLSGRAQGSLASRSPAVPVRLYQMLLFTLPGTPVFSAGDEVGLKAGEKPEAMWDLESQTEDDNSTAKTIQEERTAVRDFFKTLSDLRGKERSLLHGDYISLYSSPTSLAFLRLWDQSERFVVALNWGSDSVTMTLTNSDLPAEAVVRVSTDTENLAVDTKVSVEKLELGPKQAVLLSYAFPG, from the exons ATGAATAAAGACGACGACATGAAGGAAGTTGAACTGAACGAAATGGATCAGGAAAAACAGCCGATGACTGGAGAAACTCCGACAGGCACCGAAAAAAACGGCTGCGTAAAGGTTAAAGTGCCAGAGGACACAGAAGTCAAATTTACGGGCCTCTCCAAAGAGGAGTTAATGAAAGTCGCCGGGACACCCGG GTGGGTTCGGACTCGTTGGGTCTTGCTGGTTTTGTTCTGGCTCGGCTGGGTTGGCATGTTAGCTGGAGCAATAGTAATCATAGTACAGGCCCCACGCTGTAAACCCATTCCTGAGATGCACTGGTGGAACGAAGGCCCTCTGTACCAGATATCTGACCTGGATGCTTTCTCTGAAAAAGGACTGAAAG GAGTTGAGGAGAAGCTGGACTATCTGAACCAGATAAAGGTGAAGGGCCTTGTTTTGGGTCCGATACACACTGTGCAAGAAAACCAGCTCAGCACATTGGAATTAACTTCCATTAACCCAGAATTTGGCTCTGAGGAGGTGTTGAGTTCTCTGTTGGACCGTGCACATAGAAAAG GAATCTCCATAGTGCTGGATCTAACACCCAATTATGAGGGAGCTTCAGTCTGGTTCAACAATGCTGCTTCTGTTGCTGAGCGTCTCAAA GAAGCATGCATATACTGGCTCAATAAGGGGGTGGATGGGATCTTTTTATCTCACCTGAATGAAATCGCGAACACAGAAGCCTGGCCGTCTGTTCAAGGCATATTCAACAAAACTGATGCAaccaaaaaaag AGCTCTAATGGGATCGGTCACCGGTCTCATCACGGATGACGTCTCTCATCTGCTGAACCGCTCCAGTGTTGACCTGCTCCTGACAGGACTGCTTGATCCACTTGAACCTGGCGTAAGACAGGCCGCGGTGATACAGACACTCTACTCCGATCATCTGCAGACGAGTCTGGGCTGGAGTCTGAGTGGACGGGCTCAGGGTTCTCTGGCTTCCAGAAGTCCAGCAGTGCCTGTAAGACTCTATCAAATGCTGCTGTTCACCCTCCCGGGCACACCTGTATTCAGCGCTGGAGATGAGGTCGGACTGAAAGCTGGG GAGAAACCTGAAGCAATGTGGGACTTGGAAAGTCAAACAGAAGATGACAATTCAACAGCAAAg ACCATACAAGAGGAACGTACCGCAGTGcgtgacttctttaaaacactcAGTGATCTGAGGGGAAAAGAGCGATCGCTTCTGCACGGAGATTATATCAGCCTTTACAGCTCACCCACTTCATTAGCATTTCTCCGCCTTTGGGACCAGAGCGAACGTTTTGTGGTCGCCCTAAACTGGGGAAGTGACTCCGTTACCATGACACTGACCAATAGCGACCTGCCGGCTGAAGCTGTGGTCCGTGTTTCCACAGATACAGAGAATCTAGCTGTGGATACTAAGGTGTCAGTAGAGAAGTTAGAGCTTGGGCCCAAACAGGCTGTTTTGTTGTCTTATGCTTTTCCTGGCTAG
- the zgc:103586 gene encoding zgc:103586 isoform X1, with protein METTETAARKSFIVMINMIGWMILITSTGLGTIHFHECPVQPNLPIYMTVIGATGLLSLLILYLKNTLDDCLLARFCSAFSFMLYLFIVCWFFAGTYWIYSIYPPNYVPTSSGDHCHKALYLFAFWINNLSFLCVFILSLFVAELVAKCLQAREMAYCPYSGFPVGAAILTTGGAIITGCNVENASYGLTVCAERTAIQRAVAEGYRRFTAIAVTCDIKDSFVGPCGACRQVLMEFGTEWDVYLTKPDGTYRKTSLRDLLPLAFTPAHLQKN; from the exons ATGGAGACTACTGAGACAGCTGCCAGAAAATCTTTCATTG TGATGATTAACATGATTGGTTGGATGATTTTAATAACATCTACTGGATTAG GAACGATCCATTTTCATGAGTGCCCTGTTCAACCGAACCTCCCCATctacatgactgtgattggagCAACTGGTCTGCTTTCACTGTTGATCCTGTACCTGAAGAACACTTTGGATGACTGTTTGCTGGCTCGCTTCTGCAGTGCCTTCAGCTTTATGCTCTACCTATTCATTGTGtgctggttctttgctg GTACCTACTGGATTTACTCCATATATCCTCCCAACTATGTTCCCACCAGTTCTGGAGACCATTGTCATAAAGCCCTGTATCTGTTTGCATTTTGGATTAACAATCTAAGCTTTCTCTGTGTGTTCATATTGTCTCTTTTTG TTGCGGAACTAGTGGCAAAATGCTTGCAGGCACGGGAAATGGCTTACTGTCCGTACAGTGGGTTTCCAGTCGGCGCTGCTATTTTGACGACAGGGGGCGCCATTATTACTG GCTGTAATGTTGAGAATGCCTCCTATGGCCTTACTGTATGTGCGGAGAGAACTGCCATACAGAGGGCCGTCGCAGAAGGCTACCGAAGATTTACAGCCATAGCTGTCACATG TGATATCAAAGATAGTTTTGTGGGACCATGCGGTGCTTGTCGACAGGTGTTAATGGAG TTTGGCACAGAATGGGATGTTTACCTCACTAAGCCTGATGGGACCTATAGGAAGACCAGTCTCAGAGACCTCTTGCCTTTAGCATTCACCCCGGCTCACCTGCAAAAGAACTAA
- the zgc:103586 gene encoding zgc:103586 isoform X2 gives METTETAARKSFIVMINMIGWMILITSTGLGTIHFHECPVQPNLPIYMTVIGATGLLSLLILYLKNTLDDCLLARFCSAFSFMLYLFIVCWFFAGTYWIYSIYPPNYVPTSSGDHCHKALYLFAFWINNLSFLFAELVAKCLQAREMAYCPYSGFPVGAAILTTGGAIITGCNVENASYGLTVCAERTAIQRAVAEGYRRFTAIAVTCDIKDSFVGPCGACRQVLMEFGTEWDVYLTKPDGTYRKTSLRDLLPLAFTPAHLQKN, from the exons ATGGAGACTACTGAGACAGCTGCCAGAAAATCTTTCATTG TGATGATTAACATGATTGGTTGGATGATTTTAATAACATCTACTGGATTAG GAACGATCCATTTTCATGAGTGCCCTGTTCAACCGAACCTCCCCATctacatgactgtgattggagCAACTGGTCTGCTTTCACTGTTGATCCTGTACCTGAAGAACACTTTGGATGACTGTTTGCTGGCTCGCTTCTGCAGTGCCTTCAGCTTTATGCTCTACCTATTCATTGTGtgctggttctttgctg GTACCTACTGGATTTACTCCATATATCCTCCCAACTATGTTCCCACCAGTTCTGGAGACCATTGTCATAAAGCCCTGTATCTGTTTGCATTTTGGATTAACAATCTAAGCTTTCTCT TTGCGGAACTAGTGGCAAAATGCTTGCAGGCACGGGAAATGGCTTACTGTCCGTACAGTGGGTTTCCAGTCGGCGCTGCTATTTTGACGACAGGGGGCGCCATTATTACTG GCTGTAATGTTGAGAATGCCTCCTATGGCCTTACTGTATGTGCGGAGAGAACTGCCATACAGAGGGCCGTCGCAGAAGGCTACCGAAGATTTACAGCCATAGCTGTCACATG TGATATCAAAGATAGTTTTGTGGGACCATGCGGTGCTTGTCGACAGGTGTTAATGGAG TTTGGCACAGAATGGGATGTTTACCTCACTAAGCCTGATGGGACCTATAGGAAGACCAGTCTCAGAGACCTCTTGCCTTTAGCATTCACCCCGGCTCACCTGCAAAAGAACTAA
- the LOC127167642 gene encoding transmembrane protein 272-like has product MDPKQMWTYMKSPPITSIPCLVITKLLFLALPIAQIAIGAVYLHDCPQQHYIPVYVLVCGIFSVFLALLSCLPCAKETEEGGQTTLSRTCNVWNSLVSIFLFCWMICGSVWIYSIYQPNYNETVAGELYCNKTLYLFAFWTTTLGYILLGLALLVGCCFCICACICGIKEG; this is encoded by the exons ATGGATCCAAAGCAAATGTGGACTTACATGAAATCTCCTCCAATAACTAGTATACCTTGCCTTG TTATCACAAAACTGCTATTTCTGGCTCTTCCCATTGCTCAGATTGCAATAG GTGCAGTGTATCTGCACGACTGTCCCCAGCAGCACTATATCCCAGTGTATGTGCTGGTATGTGGCATATTTAGTGTATTTCTGGCCTTGCTGTCTTGTCTGCCCTGTGCCAAGGAGACGGAGGAAGGAGGTCAGACTACACTCAGCCGAACCTGCAATGTGTGGAATTCCCTTGTTTCTATCTTCTTGTTCTGCTGGATGATTTGTG gcAGTGTGTGGATTTACTCTATTTATCAACCTAACTACAATGAAACCGTGGCCGGAGAGCTCTACTGCAATAAGACCCTCTACCTGTTTGCATTCTGGACCACTACACTGGGATACATTCTGTTAGGTCTGGCACTGTTGGTTGGGTGCTGTTTTTGTATCTGTGCTTGCATTTGTGGAATAAAAGAGGGTTAG